In Eucalyptus grandis isolate ANBG69807.140 chromosome 4, ASM1654582v1, whole genome shotgun sequence, the following proteins share a genomic window:
- the LOC120292660 gene encoding uncharacterized protein LOC120292660, translating into MADPTTEASRLEALCKSLGNLWSEDDVIDVTQDISTEKLTECRLTLFGKLYTRPNVNFQAFLSTMKRAWRIENFSCTSLELGFFSFTFKLEAEKQKVLDAGPWSFSSNLLVLQQCDPDIPDICYDFSHCPFWVQLFGLPFGRVTTEVVREIASKTGEVLEVKLEAKGNSNYKVGKTRIKLNLATPLKTGVVVNLGNKKLWIEFKYERLPHYCYSYGRIGHYTTACKEIPYKTTRLEEDLLGNFSNWLQAEVRELSPYGKIFYGRQTQLIDDVEMVPESPMEAQSHES; encoded by the coding sequence ATGGCAGATCCAACAACTGAAGCAAGTAGGTTAGAGGCGTTGTGTAAAAGCCTTGGTAACTTATGGTCTGAGGATGATGTTATAGATGTTACACAGGATATATCTACTGAGAAGTTAACTGAATGCAGGCTTACATTATTTGGCAAACTTTACACTCGACCAAATGTCAATTTCCAGGCTTTTCTCAGTACAATGAAACGAGCATGGAGAATAGAGAATTTTTCTTGTACCTCGTTAGAATTAGGATTCTTCTCATTCACATTTAAATTAGAAGCCGAGAAGCAGAAGGTCCTTGATGCCGGGCCATGGTCCTTCTCTAGCAACCTTCTAGTGCTCCAGCAATGTGATCCTGACATACCTGACATTTGCTATGATTTCTCTCATTGTCCTTTTTGGGTGCAACTATTTGGATTACCTTTTGGCAGAGTTACGACGGAGGTAGTTAGAGAGATTGCTTCCAAGACAGGAGAAGTTCTGGAGGTGAAACTGGAagcaaaaggaaatagtaactATAAGGTTGGGAAAACAAGAATCAAGCTGAACCTAGCTACACCTCTTAAAACAGGGGTAGTGGTAAACTTGGGAAACAAAAAATTGTGGATCGAGTTCAAATATGAGAGGCTACCACACTATTGCTATTCTTATGGGCGAATTGGTCATTACACCACGGCCTGTAAAGAGATACCTTACAAAACTACAAGGTTAGAGGAAGACCTACTGGGAAACTTCAGCAATTGGCTACAAGCAGAAGTCAGGGAACTCAGCCCATATGGGAAAATTTTTTATGGAAGACAAACCCAGCTTATTGATGATGTAGAAATGGTGCCGGAATCTCCAATGGAAGCGCAATCCCATGAATCTTAG